One part of the Aquila chrysaetos chrysaetos chromosome 26, bAquChr1.4, whole genome shotgun sequence genome encodes these proteins:
- the APOLD1 gene encoding apolipoprotein L domain-containing protein 1, with product MERNGAAFPQTPDPTHHFHIELLDQRRRLRGQIAHLHKVARKLNKLRKRSLIANVSGSTLTAAGAVTAIVGLSLSPATLGASLLASAVGLGLATAGGAVSITSDLSLVLCNSREVRKVQEIATTCRKQMREILGCLEFLRRGQGPGDPTLRQSEKRASISLYNSVCFMVFCGSHSFLVPEYTKEVTKVSQAVLKAKIQKLAANLETCTRAMDEVCELLESRTELSPRTRRLSLGAKNTAEIPRPSS from the coding sequence ATGGAGAGAAACGGTGCTGCCTTTCCCCAAACACCAGACCCCACACACCACTTCCACATAGAGCTGCTGGATCAGAGACGGAGGCTGCGTGGCCAAATTGCTCACCTTCACAAGGTGGCTCGTAAACTCAACAAGCTCCGCAAAAGGTCCCTGATTGCCAACGTCAGCGGGAGCACCCTGACCGCCGCGGGAGCAGTCACGGCCATCGTGGGGCTGTCCCTGAGCCCGGCAACGCTGGGAGCCTCTCTCCTGGCGTCGGCTGTGGGTCTGGGCTTGGCCACTGCCGGGGGGGCCGTCAGCATCACCTCGGATCTCTCCTTAGTGCTCTGCAATTCCCGGGAGGTGAGGAAGGTGCAGGAAATCGCGACAACTTGTCGGAAACAGATGAGGGAAATCCTCGGCTGCCTGGAGTTCCTCCGCCGGGGGCAGGGTCCGGGGGACCCCACGCTGCGCCAGTCGGAGAAGAGGGCCTCCATCTCGCTGTACAACTCCGTCTGCTTCATGGTCTTCTGCGGCTCCCACAGCTTCCTCGTGCCAGAATACACAAAGGAGGTCACGAAAGTGAGCCAGGCCGTGCTGAAGGCCAAAATCCAGAAGCTGGCTGCCAACCTCGAGACCTGCACCAGGGCAATGGATGAAGTTTGTGAACTTCTTGAGTCCAGGACAGAGCTTTCCCCACGCACGAGGAGACTCAGCCTGGGTGCTAAAAACACTGCTGAGATCCCGAGACCATCCAGCTGA
- the DDX47 gene encoding probable ATP-dependent RNA helicase DDX47 isoform X1: MAAGGKEGRAAAEPEAAVVEEPRSFKDLGVTDVLCEACDQLGWKMPTKIQVEAIPVALQGRDIIGLAETGSGKTGAFALPILQALLETPQRLFALVLTPTRELAFQISEQFEALGSSIGVHSTVIVGGIDTMSQSLALAKKPHVIIATPGRLVDHLENTKGFNLRALKFLVMDEADRILNMDFETEVDKILKVIPRDRKTFLFSATMTKKVQKLQRAALKNPVKCAVSSKYQTVEKLQQYYIFIPSKFKDSYLVYILNELAGNSFMIFCSTCNNTQRTALLLRNLGFTAIPLHGQMSQNKRLGSLNKFKAKARSILLATDVASRGLDIPHVDVVINFDIPTHSKDYIHRVGRTARAGRSGKSITFVTQYDVELFQRIEHLIGKKLPAFPMQEEEVMMLTERVAEAQRLARMELREQGEKKRSRNDDDDTEEAIGVRNKVAGGKKKKRKAF, from the exons ATGGCGGCAGGAGGCAAGGAAgggagggcggcggcggagccggaGGCGGCGGTGGTGGAAGAGCCACGGAGCTTCAAGGACCTG GGAGTGACAGATGTCCTGTGTGAAGCTTGTGACCAGTTAGGATGGAAGATGCCAACAAAGATCCAAGTTGAGGCTATTCCAGTGGCTCTCCAAG GCAGAGATATCATTGGACTGGCAGAAACTGGCTCTGGAAAAACAGGAGCCTTTGCTTTGCCAATTCTTCAAGCACTGCTGGAAACACCTCAGCGATTATTTGCTCTTGTCCTCACACCAACAAGGGAGCTGGCCTTCCAAATCTCAGAGCAGTTTGAAGCTCTTGGATCTTCCATTGGTGTCCACAGTA CGGTTATTGTGGGTGGAATTGACACGATGTCTCAATCTCTGGCCTTAGCCAAGAAACCGCATGTAATAATTG CAACCCCTGGCCGTCTAGTTGATCATCTGGAAAACACAAAGGGCTTCAACTTACGAGCTCTGAAGTTCCTAGTGATGGATGAGGCTGACAGGATCCTTAACATGGATTTTGAGACAGAG gtgGATAAGATACTAAAAGTGATTCCTCGAGACAGAAAGACATTCCTGTTTTCTGCTACCATGACCAAGAAG GTTCAAAAACTCCAGCGTGCTGCTCTGAAGAATCCTGTTAAATGTGCTGTGTCTTCCAAATATCAGACAGTTGAAAAACTACAGCAGTACTACATTTTCATCCCCTCCAAATTCAAG GACAGCTACCTGGTTTACATCTTGAATGAACTAGCTGGAAACTCTTTCATGATATTCTGTAGTACATGTAACAACACTCAGAGGACTGCTCTACTTCTCCGCAACCTGGGGTTCACTGCCATTCCCCTCCATGGGCAGATGAGTCAG AATAAACGCTTGGGCTCTCTGAACAAGTTCAAGGCAAAGGCACGTTCTATTCTGCTGGCTACTGATGTTGCAAGCAGAGGTCTGGACATCCCACACGTAGACGTGGTGATAAATTTTGATATTCCTACACACTCTAAG gATTACATTCATCGTGTTGGGAGAACAGCTCGAGCTGGGAGATCTGGCAAATCTATCACCTTTGTCACACA GTACGATGTAGAGCTGTTCCAGCGCATTGAACACCTGATTGGCAAGAAGCTGCCAGCATTCCCCATGCAAGAGGAAGAAGTTATGATGCTGACAGAGCGTGTGGCTGAGGCCCAGAGATTGGCTCGAATG GAGCTgcgggagcagggagagaagaagCGATCTCGCAATGATGATGACGACACAGAAGAAGCTATTGGTGTCAGGAATAAGGTGGCAGGTggtaagaagaagaaaaggaaagccttCTAG
- the DDX47 gene encoding probable ATP-dependent RNA helicase DDX47 isoform X2 yields the protein MAAGGKEGRAAAEPEAAVVEEPRSFKDLGVTDVLCEACDQLGWKMPTKIQVEAIPVALQGRDIIGLAETGSGKTGAFALPILQALLETPQRLFALVLTPTRELAFQISEQFEALGSSIGVHSTVIVGGIDTMSQSLALAKKPHVIIATPGRLVDHLENTKGFNLRALKFLVMDEADRILNMDFETEVDKILKVIPRDRKTFLFSATMTKKVQKLQRAALKNPVKCAVSSKYQTVEKLQQYYIFIPSKFKDSYLVYILNELAGNSFMIFCSTCNNTQRTALLLRNLGFTAIPLHGQMSQNKRLGSLNKFKAKARSILLATDVASRGLDIPHVDVVINFDIPTHSKILHGEGSVLISIKQYKTWKTAWKTI from the exons ATGGCGGCAGGAGGCAAGGAAgggagggcggcggcggagccggaGGCGGCGGTGGTGGAAGAGCCACGGAGCTTCAAGGACCTG GGAGTGACAGATGTCCTGTGTGAAGCTTGTGACCAGTTAGGATGGAAGATGCCAACAAAGATCCAAGTTGAGGCTATTCCAGTGGCTCTCCAAG GCAGAGATATCATTGGACTGGCAGAAACTGGCTCTGGAAAAACAGGAGCCTTTGCTTTGCCAATTCTTCAAGCACTGCTGGAAACACCTCAGCGATTATTTGCTCTTGTCCTCACACCAACAAGGGAGCTGGCCTTCCAAATCTCAGAGCAGTTTGAAGCTCTTGGATCTTCCATTGGTGTCCACAGTA CGGTTATTGTGGGTGGAATTGACACGATGTCTCAATCTCTGGCCTTAGCCAAGAAACCGCATGTAATAATTG CAACCCCTGGCCGTCTAGTTGATCATCTGGAAAACACAAAGGGCTTCAACTTACGAGCTCTGAAGTTCCTAGTGATGGATGAGGCTGACAGGATCCTTAACATGGATTTTGAGACAGAG gtgGATAAGATACTAAAAGTGATTCCTCGAGACAGAAAGACATTCCTGTTTTCTGCTACCATGACCAAGAAG GTTCAAAAACTCCAGCGTGCTGCTCTGAAGAATCCTGTTAAATGTGCTGTGTCTTCCAAATATCAGACAGTTGAAAAACTACAGCAGTACTACATTTTCATCCCCTCCAAATTCAAG GACAGCTACCTGGTTTACATCTTGAATGAACTAGCTGGAAACTCTTTCATGATATTCTGTAGTACATGTAACAACACTCAGAGGACTGCTCTACTTCTCCGCAACCTGGGGTTCACTGCCATTCCCCTCCATGGGCAGATGAGTCAG AATAAACGCTTGGGCTCTCTGAACAAGTTCAAGGCAAAGGCACGTTCTATTCTGCTGGCTACTGATGTTGCAAGCAGAGGTCTGGACATCCCACACGTAGACGTGGTGATAAATTTTGATATTCCTACACACTCTAAG ATCCTGCATGGAGAAGGGAGtgttttaatttccataaagcAGTATAAAACCTGGAAAACAGCCTGGAAAACCATATAA